From Xyrauchen texanus isolate HMW12.3.18 chromosome 12, RBS_HiC_50CHRs, whole genome shotgun sequence, one genomic window encodes:
- the LOC127652746 gene encoding uncharacterized protein LOC127652746 — protein MQSTFALRRKQIVVDNPSQPVKDFLEKWPALRLESQIAAEFHRITNISLKNKFYAELDNHTPRLIAVYRQKAARTGKAAEAMRSIFSAFDLVDHYDIDNRRTAALRALPVYLREDDSVFFKMWNTEEVDEPDIADSAVALVSMVNGDLTSTVQFDPARIAIVLEGDIVLRDISRLADAFLLMFGLIYALHLNYPKELTHTFNFIQKVLLGLDDSKPLTPRLLSLKK, from the exons ATGCAAAGTACATTTGCGCTGCGTCGCAAACAGATCGTTGTAGATAACCCATCACAACcagtgaaggactttttggaaaAGTGGCCTGCACTTCGTTTGGAATCTCAG ATTGCTGCAGAATTCCACAGAATTACTAATATCAGCTTGAAAAACAAGTTCTATGCAGAACTGGACAACCATACTCCTCGACTGATTGCTGTTTACAGGCAGAAGGCTGCCCGTACTGGCAAAGCAGCAGAAGCAATGAGAAGCATCTTTAGTGCCTTTGATCTTGTG GATCACTACGATATTGACAATAGACGTACAGCTGCACTTCGAGCCCTCCCTGTCTACTTGCGCGAAGATGACTCTGTGTTTTTCAAGATGTGGAAT ACTGAAGAGGTGGATGAGCCAGACATTGCAGATTCAGCTGTAGCTCTTGTCAGCATGGTGAATGGAGACTTGACTTCCACTGTTCAGTTTGACCCTGCTCGGATTGCTATTGTGCTGGAAGGTGACATTGTTCTAAGGGACATTTCCAGGTTGGCTGATGCTTTTCTTTTGATGTTTGGTTTGATATATGCATTACATCTCAACTACCCCAAAGAGCTGACACACACATTTAACTTCATCCAAAAAGTCTTACTGGGCTTGGATGACTCAAAGCCACTAACACCCAGATTGCTGAGTCTAAAAAAATGA